TTCCGATAATCGATGAGCAGGAAAGTGTGGTGCTGCGTGTGCAGGTGGTGCCTGTGGTTAATGGCGATCCGGTGGTCGGCGCGCTGGTCGACTGGATCACCCCTGAAGGGACGCTGCCAACCGTGGCCACAGGCGCAGGCGGCTGGGCCAGTTTGCTCTATAGCCCTGCGACGGCGGGCGAGCAGTTCGTCACTGCTCAAGTCCGCGCGCATCAGGATGCGCAGGCTCACACATCCCGATTCGAGGTAAAAGCGCTGGCCAGCAGTCCGTGGAAAAGCCAGGTCAAAATTCTCCTGGATGAGGTCGAGGTTGATCGGCAAGTGCTCGGTCTGCTGTGCTGGCGTGGCGGTTCGCACACCTTGAAAATTGTGCCGCTGGCCGGCAGTGCGTTGCTCGATCAGCCCATCACGTTGAGATGGCGTCAGGGCGTCGCGCCCATCGGTCTGGTGGCGAGTGACATCGGCGTGGCGAAAAAACTGACCTCCGCCGGCCTTGAGTGGACGCTCGAATCGAAGGCGGATATTGGCGTCAGTACGCTGTTCGCAATGACCTTGAGCACGCCACAGCTGTCGGACGATCGCGAGCTGTTCGGTCGTTTGGTAGACCCGGATCTGGCGCGCGAAGTGAGCTTCAAAGTGGACCAGAGCGCGGTAATGCTTGGCGAAAAAGCGCTGTATCCGTGCCTCGGCGCGATGCACGGTTTTACCGTTGTGCCCAATCCTCTGAGTCCGTTGGTCGGTCTTTCGATGAAGCTGCACTGGTCGGGAACGTCTGCCGGGCAATTGGGCGCGACCGTCACCCCCGCCCTCGATCACACGCCGATTATTGGCGACAGCGGCGAGCGTTGGGAGCTGAGCTTTATCGCCAGCCCGGCGCCGGGCGAGTTCGGCTTGGCGCTGGAGCTGCCTGAGCTGAAATTCGTGTCCCCGGCCAATCAGATGCTGTTGGGGCACAACAAGGTGCGGATCGAAGCCTGGCGTGAACCGGTGGTCGATCCGGTCGCGGGGCAGGACCAGGCGTTGATGGCAGTTCAGGTGTTCTCGCACTTCACCCAGCGTGCGGTCGAGCAGGTGGCGGTGCAGTGGCATGCCGCTGAACAAACTGTCGAGGTGAAGACCGATGCCGAAGGCTGGTCGGTTTTCGCTTGTGCGCCGGGCGTCGCCGAGCCGCTCCTGGTGGATGCACGCGTGCTGAGCCTGTATGACGAATTTGTTGAAAAATGTCCGATGACCGTGCAGGTGCTGGCAAGCGATCCCTGGGAGGATCTGCGCATTGAATTTGACGGCAAGCCAGCTCAGCCCTGGTCGCAAAAGACCTGTTTCCCACGGCGCAAGGGCCAGCACCTGCTCAAGGTCAGCGCAGTCGCAAACAGCCCACTGCTCGGCCGTGAGTTGACGCTCGGTATGACCGGAACCGGGCCCTCCGAACTCGATATGAGTTTTGTGCCGCGCAATGCGCTGGGCACGCCGCGCCCGCTTACCCGCGACGGTCTGGAGTACACGCTGACGGTCGGTGACCTCAAGGACGGTGCGTTTGCGCTGCGCATGGGCGCCAGTCGATTGGCGAAACTGTCACCGGCCAACGCCATGTCGGTTGGCTCGGGCAGCCAAGTGCTCAAACTCATCCTCGGCACGCGAGCCGCTCAGACACTCGATTGGGGGGACGTACTGGAGGAACAGGTGCAGGTGGTTTCAGCCATCAGCGGCAAACCGATGGCGGGTATCGCGGTGCTTTGGCGCAGCCCTGAACTCGGCGATGTGAGCGCAGTGACGGACTTTTACGGGGTTGCACGGGTGAGTTACACGCCGCAGGTTGCAGGGGCGACGTTGCTGACTGCGACGGTTGGGGAGGCGGCCTCTGCGCAATCGGTGTCGCTGCCATTTGTATTGAATGAGCCGCGTGCCGTTCAGTCGCTGCTTTATGACGGCGCTTCAGGTTATCCGGGAGATTCAGTGTCGGCGACTGCCACGGTTGCCTCTGCGCTGACGGGCGAACCACTTGCAGGCGTGGAAGTGATGTGGGAATACGCGGGTGAAATGCTTGCACCTACGCTGACCGGGGCTGACGGTATCGCCACGTTGAGTTTCGAATTGGCACGGCCCGGTCGAGATTTGCTGATGGCGATGGTGAAGGGCGGGGAGGGTGGCTGGGACGTGGCATCAGTGGCGGTCCCGGTCGAGGTCAAACCGGCTCATCTGACGATAAAAGAGCTGACGGCGAAGCCTTCCGGTTCCGTACAAGAACGCGTGTTCGTCGTTCTGAAAGCGTACTTTGTGAACACGGAGGATGGTCAGCCGGCTATCGACAAAGAAGTGTTCGTGACACGACCCCTGCAGTCGGGGGGCGAGATGATCGCGGTTCGCACGAATATAGATGGCATCTATTCGAGATTACAAAAAAGTCGTGCCAGCGAATACCTCGGAATGACCGTCGAAGTGAGGAACGTCAGGGAGGAACCTGTCCGACGGACGATTTATGTCGATGTCATTCCGGACTAGATGAAATCAAAACACCCCAGCCTTCTTCCAACTCAAATACCGCGTCACCAACCCGGCCCCCAGTTCTGCGGGCCGGGCCTCCAGCACCGGGACGCCATGAGCACTCAAGCGCTCATGGAGTTCGGCCCGCGCGTTCAAGTAATCCACCGTGCCGCAATACATCAACGCCTCAGGCAAGGTTTGCACTGGCGATTGGCGCAGTTCGTCCAGCGTGTCCTCGCGCAGACTGGCAACCAGTACGCGATGTTGCTGGCCCAGACGTTTGACCGCGCCGAGCAATTCTTCGTCGTCTTCATCGCGCAGGTTGGTCACCAGCACCACCAATGAACGGCGCTTGTGCCGGGCCAGCAAGTGGCTGACGGCGGCCTGATAGTCGGCGGGGCGCGGGGTGTTGTCGAGGTCGTACACCGCGTTGAGCAACACCTTGAGTTGGCCCGGTCCTTTGACCGGGGCGAGGTGGTGCGGTTGATCGCTGGCGAAGGTGCTCAACCCCACGGCATCACCCTGACGCAACGCGACGTAACTCAATAGCAGGCAGGCATTCAACGCATGGTCGAAGTGGCTCAGTTCACCGTCCTGGCTGCGCATGCTGCGGCCGCAGTCGAGCATGAAAACAATCTGCTGATCGCGTTCGTCCTGATATTCCCGGGCAATCGGCGTGCGTTGGCGGGCCGTGGCTTTCCAGTCGATCTGGCGCAAGCTGTCGCCCTCGCGGTACTCGCGCAACTGATGAAATTCCAGCCCCTGGCCGCGTCGTTGCCGCTGACGCACACCGAGTTGGCTGAGCCAGTTGTCCACCGCCAGCAATTCACCGCCATACAGGCGCGCGAAATCCGGGTAGACCCGGGTGCTGTCTCTGACGCTGAGCAAGCGTTTGTCGGACCACAGGCCCATCGGGCTCGGCAGGTTGATTTCGCACTGTTCGAAACTGAAATGGCCACGGTGCAACGGGCGCAGACGATAGCTGATCAAACTGCGTTGGCCGGGTTGCAATTCGAGTGTCAGCGGCAGGTGTTCGAAGCTCAGGCCATCGGGGACGTGATCGAATATTTTTACCCTCAGCGCGTCGGCAAAATCGTGTTCGACTTCCAGTTGCACCTCGCTCCAACGGCCCAGTGCCAGGCTACCGGGCATCTGCCGTTTGAGGCGCGGCGCGGGCAAGCGTTTGAGACGGATTGCATCAATCCCGCTCAACACCAGCAGCGCCAGCAACAGCGCCCAACTGATCGCAGACAGATTGTCTGGAAGGGCGAATTCGAGCGCGCGCAACGTCCCCAGCACCATGCCGAAACCGAGTAACACGGACAGCCAGATCAGCAGCAGACGCGACGGTTTCACAGGCGTGGCGCCGCGACTTGGTCGAGCAGCTGTTGCAGCACCTGATCGACATTCAGGCCTTCGATATCCAGCTCCGGCGCGATCCGCACGCGATGGCG
The window above is part of the Pseudomonas prosekii genome. Proteins encoded here:
- a CDS encoding Ig-like domain-containing protein; translation: MHKPVIQANESVIRNGGFTEGFSHWKPQENDGSFGLGQDWYEGERIRYLEISNGASISQEVTVPKTLGADARYILHFLCETTHAEPGTLIVSVAGKPQECVISLPPHRRRDLDADTACLAAGRPLDYQPIVYSQEIDLPLTAQDKLKLSVFTPLNDPGDYSAVVITRIKLELCLAPLVLQTLKLDDQTLPATRPLYLCLGATGALAHRLSVVPAPGNAWQGTQAALTIENNPQAAVVAAPVWGVDQPLEDSWVIDCPWVTEQAAYLFTLNLVNQYTADPYPVTVSLGHHRLAFSEVMEAAYYPVLELQQKVRVGVQVASFYTGQTFSAVTVNWTVAGLRVRAAAVTDDSGWAYFDYEPTVAGEFDVVATVESPYYPEGVASQTLKVRVLATDPWQEVLAVVETQAAPWAEKTGYPNRGSSYPVHVKLLATSPLLGTQLWLSLTGLSPEQLGITVSPPLEQPVPVADLEPLWTLTSADRLDARFELSLGCSKLLLPSPKKTMSLARNLVKIGEQRLANKFPIIDEQESVVLRVQVVPVVNGDPVVGALVDWITPEGTLPTVATGAGGWASLLYSPATAGEQFVTAQVRAHQDAQAHTSRFEVKALASSPWKSQVKILLDEVEVDRQVLGLLCWRGGSHTLKIVPLAGSALLDQPITLRWRQGVAPIGLVASDIGVAKKLTSAGLEWTLESKADIGVSTLFAMTLSTPQLSDDRELFGRLVDPDLAREVSFKVDQSAVMLGEKALYPCLGAMHGFTVVPNPLSPLVGLSMKLHWSGTSAGQLGATVTPALDHTPIIGDSGERWELSFIASPAPGEFGLALELPELKFVSPANQMLLGHNKVRIEAWREPVVDPVAGQDQALMAVQVFSHFTQRAVEQVAVQWHAAEQTVEVKTDAEGWSVFACAPGVAEPLLVDARVLSLYDEFVEKCPMTVQVLASDPWEDLRIEFDGKPAQPWSQKTCFPRRKGQHLLKVSAVANSPLLGRELTLGMTGTGPSELDMSFVPRNALGTPRPLTRDGLEYTLTVGDLKDGAFALRMGASRLAKLSPANAMSVGSGSQVLKLILGTRAAQTLDWGDVLEEQVQVVSAISGKPMAGIAVLWRSPELGDVSAVTDFYGVARVSYTPQVAGATLLTATVGEAASAQSVSLPFVLNEPRAVQSLLYDGASGYPGDSVSATATVASALTGEPLAGVEVMWEYAGEMLAPTLTGADGIATLSFELARPGRDLLMAMVKGGEGGWDVASVAVPVEVKPAHLTIKELTAKPSGSVQERVFVVLKAYFVNTEDGQPAIDKEVFVTRPLQSGGEMIAVRTNIDGIYSRLQKSRASEYLGMTVEVRNVREEPVRRTIYVDVIPD
- a CDS encoding DUF58 domain-containing protein, producing the protein MKPSRLLLIWLSVLLGFGMVLGTLRALEFALPDNLSAISWALLLALLVLSGIDAIRLKRLPAPRLKRQMPGSLALGRWSEVQLEVEHDFADALRVKIFDHVPDGLSFEHLPLTLELQPGQRSLISYRLRPLHRGHFSFEQCEINLPSPMGLWSDKRLLSVRDSTRVYPDFARLYGGELLAVDNWLSQLGVRQRQRRGQGLEFHQLREYREGDSLRQIDWKATARQRTPIAREYQDERDQQIVFMLDCGRSMRSQDGELSHFDHALNACLLLSYVALRQGDAVGLSTFASDQPHHLAPVKGPGQLKVLLNAVYDLDNTPRPADYQAAVSHLLARHKRRSLVVLVTNLRDEDDEELLGAVKRLGQQHRVLVASLREDTLDELRQSPVQTLPEALMYCGTVDYLNARAELHERLSAHGVPVLEARPAELGAGLVTRYLSWKKAGVF